In Nitratiruptor sp. YY09-18, a single window of DNA contains:
- a CDS encoding cytochrome ubiquinol oxidase subunit I produces MTVDTSLVDWSRAQFALTAIYHFLFVPLTLGLSFIVAIMETIYVTTGDEKWKEVTLFWMKLFGINFAIGLATGIIMEFEFGTNWANYSWFVGDIFGAPLAIEGIMAFFLESTFFAVMFFGWNRVSKKFHLLATWLVAIGSNLSALWILVANGWMQHPVGMQFNPETARSEMVNFWDVIFNPNAFNKFLHTISAGYITAAIFVVAISAWFLLKNEKMRDFARRSILVAASFGLITSSYNILTGDNSAFTVVHNQPVKLAAMEGLYNGKQGADIVAFGILNPRKRVGDKEEDFIFAISIPKALSILGYHKLDAYIPGLNDLVFGNENRGIESAASKIAKGKKALAALKAYKEAKKSGNEQKAKAALAEFRQYEKYMGYGFLDKPEEIVPNVPIVFYSFHLMVGLGIWFFILMAVMLYKTMTGSLAQSRAWLKLAFYSLPLGFLANELGWIVAEVGRQPWAVQDLLPVKMATTHISTISVMITFWMFAFIFTLLLIAEVRIMATQVKLKAGGGKNV; encoded by the coding sequence ATGACAGTGGATACATCTTTGGTAGATTGGAGCAGAGCGCAGTTTGCACTCACTGCAATCTATCACTTTTTGTTTGTTCCTTTGACATTGGGGCTATCGTTTATTGTAGCGATTATGGAGACAATATATGTAACAACAGGTGACGAGAAGTGGAAAGAGGTGACTCTTTTTTGGATGAAGCTCTTTGGTATTAACTTTGCCATTGGGCTTGCAACGGGTATCATTATGGAGTTTGAATTTGGTACAAACTGGGCAAATTACAGCTGGTTTGTAGGTGATATTTTTGGAGCGCCTCTTGCAATTGAAGGGATCATGGCATTCTTCCTCGAATCTACCTTCTTTGCAGTGATGTTTTTTGGGTGGAACAGAGTAAGCAAGAAGTTTCATCTTCTTGCTACCTGGCTTGTGGCGATCGGATCAAATCTCTCAGCCCTTTGGATCTTGGTAGCAAACGGTTGGATGCAGCATCCAGTTGGTATGCAGTTTAACCCAGAGACTGCAAGAAGCGAGATGGTGAATTTTTGGGATGTGATATTCAATCCAAATGCTTTTAATAAATTCTTACACACAATCAGTGCAGGCTATATCACTGCAGCTATTTTTGTAGTGGCAATTAGTGCATGGTTCTTGCTTAAAAATGAGAAGATGCGAGATTTTGCCAGAAGATCGATTCTTGTAGCTGCGAGTTTTGGACTCATTACCTCTTCATACAATATCCTCACAGGTGACAACTCAGCCTTTACAGTTGTGCACAACCAGCCAGTAAAACTTGCTGCCATGGAAGGGCTCTATAACGGGAAACAAGGTGCTGATATAGTTGCTTTTGGTATTTTAAATCCTCGTAAAAGAGTAGGCGACAAAGAGGAGGATTTTATTTTTGCTATCTCTATTCCAAAAGCGCTCTCCATTTTGGGTTATCATAAACTCGATGCCTATATACCAGGGCTTAACGATTTGGTCTTTGGTAATGAAAACAGAGGCATTGAGTCAGCTGCGAGTAAAATAGCAAAAGGCAAAAAAGCTCTTGCTGCACTCAAAGCCTACAAAGAAGCCAAAAAGAGTGGCAATGAGCAAAAAGCAAAAGCTGCTTTGGCTGAATTTAGACAATATGAGAAGTATATGGGTTATGGATTTTTGGATAAGCCTGAAGAGATTGTACCAAATGTACCTATAGTCTTTTATAGTTTTCACTTGATGGTAGGGCTTGGTATATGGTTTTTTATTCTCATGGCTGTAATGCTTTACAAAACTATGACTGGCTCTTTGGCTCAAAGCAGAGCATGGCTCAAGCTTGCTTTTTATTCTCTTCCTCTTGGGTTTTTGGCAAATGAGCTGGGATGGATTGTGGCTGAAGTTGGTCGTCAGCCCTGGGCAGTGCAAGATCTCTTGCCAGTAAAAATGGCTACGACACATATTTCTACAATATCGGTCATGATTACATTTTGGATGTTTGCATTTATCTTCACGCTCTTGCTCATAGCAGAAGTGAGAATCATGGCTACACAGGTCAAACTCAAAGCTGGGGGAGGCAAAAATGTTTGA
- a CDS encoding DUF4139 domain-containing protein, whose product MKKLLFFLIGLYLGASELVIYNDLAFVKEKLKVDRGIIAPLPRSIIADSLYVPGVKYYSFHTGGLDQKVLLRSLLGKKVRFVHRKKELVGTLKSYDPIIIQGEKRVYFDVYFNDLIFTNLSISPFPYIQTNLQNGKADIAYLMRQISWRASYVAKINKKLALQGFMHITNNSGKEFKDSAITLIAGDIARARRVMPLKMTKALMDSNAIAPQSIQGYYRYDLPGKWDLKKSQYIAFMQERLDYSNLYEVSFYNVLYTNTTLKQKCNRYILFRSSKPLPRGTIRFYTQDIFLGEGVLKNIAPKEQVKMLLGKDFDLVAKRYTLHLQRDKKRIAAKVRYEVRNPKPKAVDVVVKERIAGDNLQIHSEKNYSKENGNIAFHLHIPSQSSIIWEAEYILLK is encoded by the coding sequence GTGAAAAAGCTACTTTTTTTTCTTATAGGTCTCTATCTTGGAGCTTCCGAGCTTGTTATCTATAATGATCTTGCTTTTGTCAAAGAGAAGTTAAAAGTTGATCGAGGCATCATAGCACCTCTTCCGCGTAGTATCATTGCTGACTCTCTCTATGTGCCGGGAGTGAAATATTATAGTTTCCACACTGGCGGTCTCGATCAAAAAGTCCTTTTGCGCTCACTTCTTGGAAAAAAGGTACGATTTGTTCACAGGAAGAAGGAGCTTGTCGGCACTTTGAAGAGTTACGATCCAATCATCATACAAGGCGAAAAGAGGGTATATTTCGACGTCTATTTTAATGATCTTATCTTTACAAATCTCTCCATTTCTCCATTTCCTTATATCCAAACAAACTTGCAAAATGGCAAAGCAGATATTGCATATCTCATGCGCCAGATCTCTTGGAGAGCTTCTTATGTAGCAAAGATTAACAAAAAGCTCGCTTTGCAAGGCTTCATGCATATTACCAATAATAGCGGTAAAGAGTTCAAAGATAGTGCTATTACACTTATAGCTGGCGATATTGCAAGAGCGAGGAGAGTCATGCCTTTGAAGATGACGAAGGCTTTGATGGATAGCAATGCTATAGCTCCCCAAAGTATCCAGGGATACTATCGCTACGATTTGCCAGGAAAATGGGATCTTAAAAAATCGCAATATATTGCGTTTATGCAAGAAAGACTTGATTATTCCAACCTCTATGAAGTAAGTTTTTACAATGTTTTATACACCAATACCACTCTCAAGCAAAAATGTAACCGCTATATCCTTTTTCGCAGTTCCAAACCTCTTCCAAGAGGAACTATTAGATTCTATACGCAAGATATCTTCTTGGGTGAAGGAGTATTAAAAAATATTGCGCCAAAAGAGCAGGTGAAAATGCTGCTAGGTAAAGATTTCGACCTTGTGGCCAAGCGCTACACTCTGCACCTGCAAAGAGACAAAAAGCGTATAGCAGCAAAGGTGCGCTATGAGGTGCGCAACCCAAAACCAAAAGCTGTGGATGTTGTGGTCAAAGAGCGTATTGCGGGTGATAATCTGCAAATTCATAGCGAGAAAAACTACTCCAAAGAGAATGGAAATATAGCCTTTCATCTTCACATACCTTCTCAAAGTTCGATAATTTGGGAAGCGGAATATATCCTTCTAAAATAG
- a CDS encoding NifB/NifX family molybdenum-iron cluster-binding protein — MVAMPVKTNKEDTAISPLFGHAKYFAFIDENGNVTIEKNPANGGGQVVAWLAQKGVDRVITQHIGRKPYLLLEKAGIACFYPGDGRISIKEALAANLEPINQANIDKFVRHKGRKHG, encoded by the coding sequence ATGGTAGCAATGCCGGTGAAGACTAATAAAGAGGATACAGCAATCTCACCACTTTTTGGTCATGCAAAATATTTTGCTTTTATTGACGAAAACGGCAACGTAACAATTGAGAAAAATCCTGCCAATGGGGGAGGGCAGGTTGTTGCATGGCTAGCGCAAAAGGGAGTAGACAGAGTCATCACGCAGCATATTGGACGCAAGCCATACCTGTTACTCGAAAAGGCAGGTATCGCTTGCTTCTATCCTGGAGATGGTCGTATAAGTATCAAAGAGGCTCTAGCAGCAAATCTTGAGCCTATCAACCAAGCAAATATAGATAAATTTGTACGGCATAAAGGACGCAAACATGGCTAA
- a CDS encoding aldo/keto reductase: protein MEYRYIGRSGLRVTPICLGTMTFGSTTPKKEAFKILDKAYDFGINFYDTAELYPVPPDSKWAGQTEKIVGEWLKTKPRDSVILATKVAGAASGWFVPPIRHGLTAMDRFHIKKAIEGSLKRLDTDYIDLYQQHWPDTVVPIEETMRAFDELVQEGKVRYIGTSNDTAYGLTKANMVAKYEGLARFESIQNNFSLLNPRFFDELENVCRREQVSLLPYSPIGGGILSGKYNQKFIPEDARFALYLKHPIKRVREHAKKFFNDKTLQFTAEYLEIAKKYEIHPVTLAVAYSKHFDFVASTIIGARKLEQLDASLAAMDVKLSRAILKELTALQQKYCYPMG from the coding sequence ATGGAATATCGCTATATTGGCAGATCTGGTCTACGCGTCACTCCGATTTGTCTTGGTACTATGACTTTTGGCTCTACTACGCCAAAAAAGGAAGCTTTCAAAATTTTAGACAAAGCATACGATTTTGGTATCAACTTCTATGATACGGCTGAACTTTATCCTGTACCGCCAGATAGTAAATGGGCCGGTCAGACAGAAAAAATTGTAGGCGAGTGGCTTAAAACCAAGCCAAGGGACTCTGTCATATTGGCTACTAAGGTTGCCGGAGCTGCAAGTGGATGGTTCGTACCACCTATTCGCCATGGGCTAACTGCCATGGATCGTTTCCATATAAAAAAAGCTATTGAAGGATCTCTCAAAAGGCTAGATACCGACTATATAGATCTTTATCAGCAGCATTGGCCTGACACTGTTGTACCGATTGAAGAGACAATGCGTGCTTTTGATGAATTGGTTCAAGAGGGGAAGGTACGCTATATTGGCACTTCTAACGATACTGCTTATGGCCTTACAAAAGCAAATATGGTGGCCAAATATGAAGGGTTGGCTCGTTTTGAATCGATCCAAAACAACTTCAGTCTGCTAAATCCCAGGTTTTTCGATGAACTGGAAAATGTCTGTAGGCGTGAGCAGGTGAGCCTGCTTCCATATTCACCAATAGGCGGTGGGATTTTAAGTGGCAAATACAACCAGAAGTTTATACCAGAAGATGCGAGGTTTGCACTCTATCTCAAACATCCTATAAAGCGGGTGCGAGAGCATGCGAAGAAGTTCTTTAATGACAAGACATTGCAGTTTACTGCTGAGTATCTTGAAATTGCCAAAAAGTATGAGATCCACCCAGTTACGTTGGCGGTTGCTTATAGCAAACATTTTGATTTTGTAGCTTCTACTATTATTGGAGCAAGAAAGCTTGAACAGCTTGATGCGAGTCTGGCTGCAATGGATGTGAAGCTTTCTCGTGCTATACTAAAAGAGTTGACTGCATTGCAGCAAAAATATTGCTATCCGATGGGATAA
- a CDS encoding NAD(P)/FAD-dependent oxidoreductase, translating into MKKVVVLGGGFAGVEAAIFLRKNGFEVDLITPRPYMYIYPTSIWVPVYEAEFADVCLPLEDLEKVHGFKWIEDEVVAIDASKKSAKGKKGEYRGEYLVIAMGAGKVKHEGSENYLSICGDPEDAIKMRDRIDELVTKKRGGKIAMGFGGNPKDSSAVRGGPAFEMIFNVHNYLKKKGLRDRFELTFFATMAEPGKRLGPQALKMMDLFFNKLGIKKHFGKKIKRFEPNGIVFEDDSFLESDFTMFIPANAGHPVFQNADLPLSEAGFILIDEYCEVKDKPGVYAIGDSAYIEGPQWRAKQGHIAEVMARNTANNIAIDAGVKVGKKESYIHHLNIICVMDSGDGAAFVYRDDKRGVMLPMPIVGHWLKKSWGWYCRNSKLEKIPRLPGL; encoded by the coding sequence ATGAAGAAGGTAGTGGTTTTAGGCGGCGGTTTTGCAGGAGTAGAAGCTGCAATATTTTTGCGCAAAAACGGCTTCGAAGTAGATCTCATCACTCCTCGTCCATACATGTACATCTACCCTACATCCATTTGGGTGCCGGTCTATGAAGCTGAGTTTGCAGATGTCTGTTTGCCGTTAGAAGATCTTGAAAAGGTACATGGATTTAAGTGGATAGAGGATGAGGTAGTTGCAATCGATGCGAGCAAAAAAAGCGCAAAAGGCAAAAAGGGAGAGTATAGAGGCGAATATCTCGTCATTGCTATGGGTGCAGGGAAAGTGAAGCATGAGGGAAGCGAGAACTATCTCTCTATCTGTGGCGATCCAGAAGATGCCATCAAGATGCGTGATCGTATTGATGAGCTTGTGACAAAAAAGCGCGGCGGTAAGATTGCAATGGGTTTTGGCGGCAATCCAAAAGATAGCTCAGCCGTGCGAGGGGGACCGGCGTTTGAGATGATTTTCAATGTGCATAATTATCTCAAGAAAAAGGGTCTGCGTGATCGTTTTGAGCTCACATTCTTTGCCACAATGGCTGAGCCTGGGAAGAGACTTGGACCGCAGGCGCTCAAGATGATGGATCTCTTTTTCAATAAACTAGGTATCAAGAAACATTTTGGCAAAAAGATCAAGCGCTTTGAGCCAAATGGCATTGTCTTTGAAGATGATAGCTTTTTAGAGAGCGATTTTACGATGTTTATCCCTGCAAATGCAGGGCATCCTGTCTTTCAAAATGCAGACTTGCCACTGAGTGAAGCTGGATTTATCCTCATAGATGAGTATTGTGAAGTCAAAGATAAGCCAGGAGTCTATGCAATAGGTGATAGTGCCTATATTGAAGGTCCGCAGTGGAGGGCAAAGCAGGGGCATATTGCCGAAGTTATGGCTCGCAACACAGCCAACAACATAGCAATTGATGCTGGTGTAAAAGTAGGTAAAAAAGAGAGCTATATTCACCACCTCAATATTATCTGCGTGATGGATAGCGGTGATGGAGCGGCTTTTGTTTATCGCGATGACAAGCGTGGAGTAATGCTTCCTATGCCAATTGTAGGACACTGGCTCAAAAAGAGTTGGGGCTGGTACTGCCGCAATTCTAAGCTAGAAAAAATTCCTCGCCTACCAGGGCTTTAA
- the cydB gene encoding cytochrome d ubiquinol oxidase subunit II: MFEKLDTYTLQEYWWLIVALLGGLLLFLTFVQGGQSKLGMAKNEEQKDLLINALGRKWELTFTTLVLFGGALFAAFPLFYAVSFGGAYALWMAILFSFIIQAVAFEYRKKPNNFLGQKTYELFLLINGTIGIFLIGVAIGTLFSGAAFRIDDMKQMEWLGSMRGLEALANPFNLLFGLMLVFLARLNADFYFIYILGDADLVQKARKSLKVDFAIFLVLFLAVAGWILNMQGVGYNAKGFYWVEHKYLKNFLAMPTLLALFIAGVVMVLAAVYGALFKNARRVFWLNSLGVVLVGLSLLLILGLNHTAFYPSTADVASSLTIENSSGSRITLITMSYVSLMVPFVIAYIAYVWRLMDSKPLSEDEVEHDPMSY, from the coding sequence ATGTTTGAAAAACTTGATACATATACACTCCAAGAGTATTGGTGGCTCATCGTAGCACTCCTTGGCGGGCTTTTGCTCTTTCTTACATTTGTGCAAGGTGGTCAGTCAAAACTTGGCATGGCCAAAAATGAGGAGCAAAAAGATCTTCTCATCAACGCTTTGGGGCGCAAGTGGGAGCTCACTTTTACCACTCTTGTACTCTTTGGTGGAGCGCTCTTTGCAGCATTTCCGCTCTTTTATGCTGTAAGTTTTGGTGGTGCGTATGCTTTGTGGATGGCAATACTCTTTAGTTTTATTATTCAAGCAGTAGCCTTTGAATATCGCAAGAAGCCAAACAATTTCCTTGGCCAAAAAACATATGAGCTCTTCTTGCTTATCAATGGAACGATTGGAATCTTTTTGATCGGAGTTGCGATTGGGACACTCTTTAGCGGGGCAGCATTTAGGATTGACGATATGAAGCAGATGGAATGGCTAGGAAGTATGCGAGGCCTTGAAGCTTTGGCAAATCCTTTCAATCTCCTTTTTGGATTGATGCTTGTATTCCTTGCGCGTCTCAATGCAGATTTTTATTTCATCTATATTTTAGGTGACGCAGATCTTGTGCAAAAAGCGCGCAAATCTCTCAAAGTAGATTTTGCTATTTTTCTCGTGCTCTTTTTGGCAGTTGCTGGATGGATTTTGAACATGCAAGGTGTCGGGTATAATGCCAAAGGATTTTACTGGGTAGAGCATAAATATCTTAAAAACTTCCTTGCTATGCCTACTCTCTTGGCCCTTTTTATAGCCGGTGTTGTGATGGTGCTTGCAGCTGTGTATGGAGCACTATTTAAAAATGCTCGTCGCGTATTTTGGCTTAACTCTTTGGGAGTAGTGTTGGTGGGCCTCTCACTCTTGCTTATTTTAGGACTTAATCATACTGCCTTCTATCCAAGTACAGCAGATGTTGCAAGCTCTTTGACTATTGAGAATAGCTCAGGTAGCCGCATTACACTTATTACTATGAGTTATGTATCGCTCATGGTGCCATTTGTTATCGCATATATTGCGTATGTATGGCGACTCATGGATAGCAAGCCTTTGAGCGAAGATGAGGTCGAGCACGACCCGATGAGTTACTAA
- the ccoG gene encoding cytochrome c oxidase accessory protein CcoG, whose product MATATVKQSKVNKAKEYLKNWIPYRYKRYVFFTIVTIIALVLPWIRINGNHFFLLNFDHMQVHLFFIRFDMQELYLMPFLLWILFFGIFFITTLGGRVWCGWSCPQTIFRVIYRDLIETKLLHLRKRISNKQIEPDMSKPENKVKKIIAILLWSVLAFIAAADFLWYFVPPEDFIRYIQDPANHPILMGFWVGTALFLIADVVFIKENFCIYICPYARVQSVLYDEDTFQTVYDYKRGGRIYDEHGNLIVHNKKELKSQKEEAECTLCESCVKVCPTHIDIRKGMQLECINCLECADACTKVMGALGKESLVRWTSYHALETGEKTRVFRFRIVAYIVMLTIAFIALFWMGSKKEHMLLNINRTSQLYKIEPDGRVKNTYVFLFQNTEREKHKYYFEILNNKDIKIERPRKPFTVIPGKKVKKVVVLYTDKILAKNTQKDVPIPIKIKAYAVDDPKKIAVFRDTIFVFPRWDVYQKHVQKNQ is encoded by the coding sequence ATGGCTACAGCAACAGTCAAACAGTCTAAAGTCAATAAAGCCAAAGAGTATCTTAAAAACTGGATACCATATCGTTACAAGAGATATGTATTCTTTACAATTGTTACTATCATAGCATTGGTGCTGCCATGGATCCGTATCAATGGTAACCACTTCTTTTTGCTCAACTTTGACCATATGCAAGTGCATCTCTTTTTCATACGCTTTGATATGCAAGAGCTCTACTTGATGCCGTTTTTGCTGTGGATTTTGTTTTTTGGAATCTTTTTTATCACCACGCTTGGTGGTCGGGTCTGGTGCGGATGGAGCTGTCCGCAGACTATCTTTAGGGTAATTTACCGCGACTTGATTGAAACAAAGCTTTTGCATCTTCGCAAACGCATCTCCAACAAGCAGATAGAACCAGATATGAGCAAGCCTGAAAATAAAGTAAAAAAGATTATTGCAATCTTGCTTTGGTCAGTGCTTGCATTTATAGCAGCAGCAGACTTTTTGTGGTATTTTGTGCCGCCTGAAGATTTCATCCGCTACATTCAAGACCCAGCTAACCACCCTATACTTATGGGATTTTGGGTTGGTACTGCACTCTTTTTGATTGCTGATGTAGTATTTATCAAAGAGAACTTCTGTATCTATATATGCCCCTATGCAAGGGTACAATCAGTGCTCTATGACGAAGATACTTTCCAAACAGTCTATGACTATAAACGGGGTGGACGCATCTATGATGAGCATGGAAATCTTATCGTCCATAACAAAAAAGAGCTCAAGTCACAAAAAGAGGAGGCGGAGTGTACACTGTGTGAGTCGTGTGTGAAGGTCTGTCCGACACATATCGATATCCGTAAAGGGATGCAGCTAGAGTGTATTAACTGTCTTGAGTGTGCAGATGCGTGTACGAAAGTAATGGGCGCTTTAGGTAAAGAGAGCTTGGTACGCTGGACAAGTTACCATGCACTAGAGACCGGAGAGAAGACACGCGTTTTCCGTTTTCGTATTGTTGCGTATATTGTGATGCTTACTATTGCATTCATAGCGCTCTTTTGGATGGGAAGCAAAAAAGAGCATATGCTCCTCAACATCAACCGTACAAGTCAGCTCTATAAAATTGAACCGGATGGAAGAGTCAAAAATACATATGTTTTCTTGTTCCAAAATACAGAGCGAGAAAAACATAAATACTATTTTGAAATTTTGAACAACAAAGATATCAAGATTGAGAGACCAAGAAAACCATTTACGGTCATTCCTGGCAAGAAGGTCAAAAAAGTAGTCGTACTCTATACAGACAAAATCTTGGCAAAAAATACGCAAAAAGATGTACCAATTCCAATCAAGATCAAAGCATATGCAGTAGATGATCCGAAGAAGATTGCTGTTTTCAGAGATACTATCTTTGTATTCCCACGATGGGATGTTTATCAAAAACATGTACAAAAAAATCAGTAA
- a CDS encoding recombinase family protein gives MNYIYMRSKSDRYSLATQEKSIKDYMALNGYENGEVEIEVSPMSKPLDEREEFRHFMHSLKKGDRVFVYDLRALSHRIGELVQIFNCIFNHNIELIVTKYGTKIDANTPSYVTISLLYAQREENKQQQVHTGRPKGSISRSKYDIYRDEIIKMIKEGKSVTQIAKSLGVSRSSIRDYIASRELKKIARGEGEKVRILELPTQECQIKKKDENNGYSNSQTV, from the coding sequence ATGAATTATATCTACATGCGCAGTAAAAGTGATCGCTACTCTCTTGCTACACAAGAGAAGAGCATCAAAGATTACATGGCGCTCAATGGATACGAAAATGGAGAGGTGGAGATTGAGGTCTCCCCTATGAGTAAACCTCTCGATGAGCGTGAGGAGTTTCGTCACTTCATGCACTCATTGAAAAAGGGTGATAGGGTCTTTGTTTATGACCTACGCGCTCTTTCACATCGCATAGGTGAATTGGTGCAGATATTCAACTGCATCTTCAACCACAATATTGAGCTGATTGTGACGAAATATGGCACAAAAATCGATGCAAATACGCCATCTTATGTCACAATATCACTGCTCTATGCACAAAGAGAGGAGAACAAACAGCAGCAAGTTCACACCGGACGACCAAAAGGGAGTATTTCACGCTCCAAATATGATATCTATCGTGACGAAATCATCAAGATGATCAAGGAGGGCAAAAGTGTAACACAGATTGCTAAGAGTTTAGGAGTGAGCCGCAGCTCTATTAGGGATTATATCGCTTCTCGAGAGCTTAAAAAAATAGCTCGGGGCGAGGGAGAGAAGGTAAGAATTTTGGAACTTCCTACACAAGAGTGTCAAATCAAAAAAAAGGATGAGAATAATGGCTACAGCAACAGTCAAACAGTCTAA
- a CDS encoding DUF4492 domain-containing protein produces the protein MRMKAIIDFYIDGFRNMSKLGKKLWLIIAIKFFIFFMIIKMLFFPDILHEKFHSDKERANYVMKTLLGGEK, from the coding sequence ATGAGAATGAAAGCTATTATCGATTTTTATATCGATGGTTTTCGCAATATGAGCAAGCTTGGCAAAAAACTTTGGCTCATAATTGCTATCAAATTTTTTATCTTTTTCATGATTATCAAAATGCTCTTTTTCCCAGATATCTTGCACGAGAAGTTCCATAGTGATAAAGAGCGAGCGAACTATGTGATGAAAACCTTATTAGGAGGGGAGAAATGA
- a CDS encoding NADH-quinone oxidoreductase subunit B family protein, whose translation MIRYWQRRFREGIKTQNLKFDKEIAQIRKDLRNEVAKKFAGSLAIRMVDSGSCNACEAECNALSNPYYDLERLGIYFVASPRHADVLLVSGVVTFNMYHHLLDAYEQLPDPKWVVTLGGCAAGEIFAQGFAIKGPVHKILPVTHHIPGCPPSPEDIIAGLLTFIKKL comes from the coding sequence ATGATACGCTATTGGCAAAGACGCTTTCGTGAGGGTATAAAAACACAAAATCTTAAATTTGATAAAGAGATTGCACAAATACGCAAAGATTTACGTAATGAAGTTGCGAAAAAGTTTGCAGGAAGTTTGGCTATACGCATGGTTGATAGCGGTAGCTGCAACGCATGTGAAGCAGAGTGTAATGCTCTATCAAACCCTTACTACGATCTTGAACGACTTGGCATATACTTTGTCGCTTCTCCACGGCATGCTGATGTATTGCTTGTGAGTGGTGTTGTGACATTCAATATGTATCATCACCTCCTCGATGCTTACGAACAGCTGCCTGATCCTAAATGGGTTGTAACCCTAGGCGGATGCGCAGCAGGTGAGATATTTGCACAAGGTTTTGCTATCAAAGGACCTGTTCACAAGATCTTGCCTGTAACCCATCACATTCCAGGATGCCCTCCCTCGCCAGAGGATATCATTGCAGGACTCCTAACATTTATAAAAAAACTTTGA